A genomic segment from Cyanobium sp. NIES-981 encodes:
- a CDS encoding SulP family inorganic anion transporter, giving the protein MNTPIASRLRLAGLLPLKRDQVAGDVLAGLTLAALAIPEVMGYTRISQTPMVTGLYTMLLPMVAFALLGASRHLVVAADSATAAILVATLAGVATPGSPAYVGLTMAVALVVALALLVAALLRLGFLADFLSRSALIGLLSGIGVQVAAGELPGLFGLSRQGEGALQQLLSTLGRLDQSRIDHLLVAVGVLGVIAVCRRLDRRLPGALLAVAASILLSALLDFPGRGLDVVGTVPSGLPRLVLPAVGPSQWNAVLVSAASCFVVILAQSSATARAYALRYRERSLENVDLVGLASANLAAGLSGTFVVNGSPTKTEMVDAAGGRSQLAHLSAAGVVLLVLLFFTRPLGLLPAAVLSTIVFLIGLKLIDWNGLRELWRLQRNEFVIAMATVVTVAQVGVMPGITLAVVLSLIEQVRHTYRPRTCLWTPRRDGTGLHTVPVAPGVLAAPGILAYRFEANLFYANANRFTQEVLAMVNQPEAVIQGLVVDASGIDDVDYSAAKALLELRDLLMAGGVRSVLVTNSRAILEELKRFGLARGEHGMGIFSSVPEAIEALSQPL; this is encoded by the coding sequence GTGAACACCCCGATCGCTTCACGGCTTCGGCTGGCCGGTCTGCTGCCCCTGAAGCGCGACCAGGTGGCCGGCGACGTGCTGGCCGGCCTCACCCTCGCGGCGCTCGCCATCCCCGAGGTGATGGGCTACACCCGCATCTCCCAGACCCCGATGGTGACGGGGCTTTACACCATGCTGCTGCCGATGGTGGCCTTCGCCCTGCTGGGGGCTTCGCGGCATCTGGTGGTGGCGGCAGACTCGGCCACGGCGGCGATCCTGGTGGCCACCCTGGCCGGCGTGGCCACCCCGGGGTCCCCCGCCTACGTGGGGCTCACCATGGCGGTGGCCCTGGTGGTGGCCCTGGCCCTGCTGGTGGCGGCCCTGCTGCGGCTGGGTTTCCTGGCGGACTTCCTCTCCCGCAGCGCCCTGATCGGGCTGCTCTCGGGCATTGGTGTGCAGGTGGCGGCCGGTGAGCTGCCCGGCCTGTTCGGCCTCTCCCGCCAGGGTGAGGGTGCCCTGCAGCAGCTGCTCAGCACCCTGGGGCGCCTGGACCAGAGCCGGATCGACCATCTGCTGGTGGCGGTGGGGGTGCTGGGGGTGATCGCGGTCTGCCGGCGGCTCGACCGGCGCCTGCCCGGTGCCCTGCTCGCGGTGGCCGCTTCGATCCTGCTCAGTGCCCTGCTCGATTTCCCCGGCCGGGGGCTGGATGTGGTGGGCACCGTTCCGAGCGGCCTGCCCCGGCTGGTGCTGCCGGCGGTGGGGCCGTCCCAGTGGAATGCGGTGCTGGTGAGTGCCGCCTCCTGCTTCGTGGTGATCCTGGCCCAGAGCTCCGCCACGGCCAGGGCCTATGCCCTGCGCTACCGGGAGCGGAGCCTCGAGAACGTGGATCTGGTGGGGCTGGCCAGCGCCAACCTGGCGGCCGGACTGAGCGGCACCTTCGTGGTGAACGGCTCGCCCACCAAGACCGAGATGGTGGATGCCGCCGGGGGGCGCAGCCAGCTGGCCCACCTCAGCGCTGCCGGAGTGGTGCTGCTGGTGCTCCTGTTCTTCACCCGCCCACTGGGCCTGCTGCCCGCAGCGGTGCTCTCCACGATCGTGTTTCTGATCGGGCTCAAGCTGATCGACTGGAATGGCCTGCGGGAGCTGTGGCGGCTGCAGCGCAACGAATTCGTGATCGCCATGGCCACGGTGGTCACCGTGGCCCAGGTGGGGGTGATGCCCGGCATCACCCTGGCCGTGGTGCTGTCGCTGATCGAGCAGGTGCGCCACACCTACCGGCCGCGCACCTGCCTGTGGACACCACGGCGGGATGGCACGGGCCTGCACACCGTTCCGGTGGCGCCGGGCGTGCTGGCCGCGCCGGGGATCCTGGCCTACCGCTTCGAGGCCAACCTCTTCTATGCGAATGCCAATCGCTTCACCCAGGAGGTGCTGGCGATGGTGAACCAGCCCGAAGCCGTGATCCAGGGGCTGGTGGTGGATGCCTCCGGCATCGATGACGTGGACTATTCGGCCGCCAAGGCCCTGCTGGAGCTGCGCGATCTGCTCATGGCCGGCGGTGTGCGCTCCGTCCTGGTGACCAACTCCCGGGCCATCCTCGAGGAGCTGAAGCGTTTCGGGCTCGCCCGTGGTGAGCACGGCATGGGCATCTTCAGCAGCGTGCCCGAGGCCATCGAGGCCCTCAGCCAGCCCCTCTGA